In one Heterodontus francisci isolate sHetFra1 chromosome 18, sHetFra1.hap1, whole genome shotgun sequence genomic region, the following are encoded:
- the LOC137379365 gene encoding hornerin-like, with product MGIGARPRLDKYSPGIWARPHLDKYRPGIGPRHHRNKYSPGIWARPHLYKYSPGIGERPHRYKYSPGIWARPHLYKYSRGSGRNLTCINTARGSGRGITDINTARGLERGITDINTARGSGCGITDINTARGLERGITDINTARGSGRGLAYTNTARGSGHGLTDINTARGLERGITDINTARGSGRGITDINTARGLERGITDINTARGSGRGLAYTNTARGSGHGLTDINTARGSGRGLTYVNTARGSGRGLTDINTARGSGRGLTCINTARGSGHNLTCINTDRGSGRGLTDINTARGSGRGLTCINTARGSGHNLTCINTDRGSGRGLTDINTARGSGRGLTCINTARGSGHNLTCINTDRGSGRGLTDINTARGSGRGLTCINTARGSGRGITDINTARGSGRGITDINTAQGLERGITDINTAQGLERGITDINTARGSERGLTCINTARGSGRGLAYTNTARGSGHGLTDINTARGSGRGLTYTNTARGLEHGITDINTARGSGRGLTCINTARGSGRGLTYTNTARGLERGITDINTARGSGRGLTCTNTDRGSGRGLTCINTARGSDLCLTKTNTSRGSEHGRTYINTAQGFGRGLTCISTAQGSERSLTCINTARGSDHGLTYINIIRGSDQSLTYTNTSGSEHGLTYINTPQESGRGLICINTARGSDHGLTYINTTRGFGRGLTCINTARGSGRGLTCINTARGSGRGLTCINTARGSGRGLACINTARRSGRGLACINTARGSGRGLACINTARGSGHGLTSINTAWGSWRGLTCISTARGSGHGLTCINTAQGSGHGLTCINTARGSGRGLAYTNTARGSGHGLTDINTARGSGRGLTYTNTARGLEHGITDINTARGSGRGLTCINTARGSGRGLTYTNTARGLERGITDINTARGSGRGLTCTNTDRGSGRGLTCINTARGSDLCLTKTNTSRGSEHGRTYINTAQGFGRGLTCISTAQGSERSLTCINTARGSDHGLTYINIIRGSDQSLTYTNTSGSEHGLTYINTPQESGRGLICINTARGSDHGLTYINTTRGFGRGLTCINTARGSGTWIGPRPHLNKYSPGIGARPHLYKYSPGIGARPRLYKYSPAIGARPRLHKYSPGIGARPCLYKYSPGIGARPHQYKYSLGILARPHLYKYSPGIWARPHLYKYSPGIGARPHLYKYSPGIGARPHLYKYSPGIGARPHLYKYSPGIGARPHLYKYSPGIGARPHLYKCSPGIGARPHLYKYNLGIGARPHLFKYSPGIGARPHLYKCSPGIGARPHLYKYNPGIGARPHLYKYSPGIGERPHLSQYSPGIGTRPHLHKYSPGIWARPHLYKYSPGIGARPHLPGIGARPHLYTYSPGIGARPHLFEYSPGIGARPHLYKYNSGIGERPHLYKYNPGIWARPHLHKYSPGIGTRPRLYKYSPGIGARPHLDKYIPGIGARPHLDKYIPGIGARPHLYKYSPGIWARPHLYKYSPGVGARPHLYKYSPGIEPRRQLYKYSPGIWARPHLYKYSPGVGARPHLNKYSPGIGPLPHLTWIGPRPHLNKYSPGIGARPHLYKYSPGIGARPRLFEYSPGIGARPHLYKYSPGIWARPHLFEYSPGIGARPHLYKYNSGIGERPHLYKYNPGIWARPHLHKYSPGIGTRSQLYKYSPGIGAWPRLYKYSPGIWARPHRYKYSPGIGARPHLYKYSPGIGARPQRYKYSLGIGARPHLYKYSPGIGARPHLYKYRPGIWAQPHLYKYRPGIGPLPHQDKYIPGIGAWPHLYKYSPGIWARPHLYKYSPGIGPQPHLTWIGPRPQLYKYNQGFWARPHLSKYSPGIGARPHLYKYSPGIGARPHLYKYSPGIGARPHLYKYSPGIGARPHQYKYSLGIWRGLTNINTARGSGRGLTYINTAQGSGHGLTCINTARGSGRGLTCINRARGLGNGLTYINTARGSEHGLTYINTAQGSGRGLTCIHTARGSGRGLTCINTARGSGRGLTCINRARGSGNGLTYINTARGSEHGLTYINTAQGSGRGLTCIHTARGSGRGLTNINTARGSGHGLTCINSAQGSGCGLTEINTARGLGSSLTYINTARGSGRGLTSRGSDLCLTCINTALGSYHGLTYINITRGSDQSLTYTNTSRGSEHGLNYINTTQGSGRGLNCINTARGSDHGLTYINTTRGFGRGLTCINTAQGSGHGLTCINTARGSDHGLTFINTTRGSGRGLTCINTARGSERGLTCINTARGSGRGLACINTARGLGRGLTGIGARPHLYKYSPGIGEQPHLYQYSPGIGTRPHLHKYSTGICARPHLYKYSPGIWARPHLYKYSPGIWARPHLYKYSPGIWARPHLYKYSQGIGERPHLHKYSPGIWARPHLYKYSPGIWARPHLPGIGAWLHLCKYIPGIWARPHLYKYSSGIGAQPHLYKYSSGIGAQPHQYKYSTGIGAWPHLCKYSPGIGERPHLYKYSPGIGARPHLYKYSSGIGAQPHQYKYSTGIGAWPHLCKYSPGIGARPHIDKYRPGIGARPHLSQYSPAIGPRPHLYKYSSGIGARTHRYKYSSGIGARPNLYKYSPGIGARPHLYKYSPGIGARPHLYKYSPGIWARPHLY from the exons atggGGATTGGAGCGCGGCCTCGCCTAGATAAATACAGCCCAGGGATCTGGGCACGGCCTCACCTAGATAAATACAGACCGGGGATCGGACCACGGCATCACCGAAATAAATACAGCCCAGGGATCTGGGCGCGGCCTCACCTAtacaaatacagcccggggattggGGAGCGGCCTCACcgatataaatacagcccggggatctggGCGCGGCCTCACCTATATAAATACAGCCGGGGATCGGGGCGCAACCTCACCtgcataaatacagcccggggatcggggcgCGGCATCACtgatataaatacagcccggggattggAGCGAGGCATCACcgatataaatacagcccggggatcggggtGCGGCATCACtgatataaatacagcccggggattggAGCGCGGCATCACcgatataaatacagcccggggatcggggcgTGGCCTCGCCTAtacaaatacagcccggggatctggGCACGGCCTCACcgatataaatacagcccggggattggAGCGCGGCATCACcgatataaatacagcccggggatcggggcgCGGCATCACtgatataaatacagcccggggattggAGCGCGGCATCACcgatataaatacagcccggggatcggggcgTGGCCTCGCCTAtacaaatacagcccggggatctggGCACGGCCTCACcgatataaatacagcccggggatcggggcgTGGCCTCACCTatgtaaatacagcccggggatcgggacGAGGCCTCACCGATATAAATACAGCACGGGGATCGGGGCGCGGCCTCACCtgcataaatacagcccggggatcggggcACAACCTCACCTGTATAAATACAGACCGGGGATCGGGGCGCGGCCTCACCGATATAAATACAGCACGGGGATCGGGGCGCGGCCTCACCtgcataaatacagcccggggatcggggcACAACCTCACCTGTATAAATACAGACCGGGGATCGGGGCGCGGCCTCACCGATATAAATACAGCACGGGGATCGGGGCGCGGCCTCACCtgcataaatacagcccggggatcggggcACAACCTCACCTGTATAAATACAGACCGGGGATCGGGGCGCGGCCTCACCGATATAAATACAGCACGGGGATCGGGGCGCGGCCTCAcctgtataaatacagcccggggatcggggcgCGGCATCACcgatataaatacagcccggggatcggggcgCGGCATCACCGATATAAATACAGCACAGGGATTGGAGCGAGGCATCACCGATATAAATACAGCACAGGGACTGGAGCGCGGCATCACcgatataaatacagcccggggatcggagcgcggcctcacctgtataaatacagcccggggatcggggcgTGGCCTCGCCTAtacaaatacagcccggggatctggGCACGGCCTCACcgatataaatacagcccggggatcggggcgcggcctcacctatacaaatacagcccggggattggAGCACGGCATCACcgatataaatacagcccggggatcggggcgcggcctcacctgtataaatacagcccggggatcggggcgTGGCCtcacctatacaaatacagcacggGGTTTGGAGCGCGGCATCACcgatataaatacagcccggggatcggggcgCGGCCTCACCTGCACAAATACAGACCGGGGATCGGGGCGCGGCCTCAcctgtataaatacagcccggggatcggacctCTGCCTCACCAAGACAAATACATCCCGGGGATCGGAGCACGGCCGCACCTATATAAATACAGCCCAGGGATTTGGGCGTGGCCTCACCTGTATAAGTACAGCCCAGGGGTCGGAGCGCAGCCTCAcctgtataaatacagcccggggatcggaccaCGGCCTCACCTATATTAATATAATCCGGGGATCGGACCAGAGCCTCACCTATACAAATACATCGGGATCGGAGCACGGCCTCACCTATATAAATACACCCCAGGAATCGGGGCGTGGCCTCATttgtataaatacagcccggggatcggaccaCGGCCTCACCTATATAAATACAACCCGGGGATTTGGGCGTGGCCTCAcctgtataaatacagcccggggatctggGCGCGGCCTCACCTGCATAAATACAG cccggggatcggggcgcggcctcacctgtataaatacagcccggggatcggggcgcggcctcgcctgtataaatacagcccggCGATCGGGGCGCGGCCTCGCCtgcataaatacagcccggggatcggggcgCGGCCTTGcctgtataaatacagcccggggatcggggcACGGCCTCACCAGTATAAATACAGCCTGGGGATCTTGGCGCGGCCTCACCTGTATAAGTACAGCCCGGGGATCTGGGCACGGCCTCACCTGTATAAATACAGCCCAGGGATCGGGGCACGGCCTCAcctgtataaatacagcccggggatcggggcgTGGCCTCGCCTAtacaaatacagcccggggatctggGCACGGCCTCACcgatataaatacagcccggggatcggggcgcggcctcacctatacaaatacagcccggggattggAGCACGGCATCACcgatataaatacagcccggggatcggggcgcggcctcacctgtataaatacagcccggggatcggggcgTGGCCtcacctatacaaatacagcacggGGTTTGGAGCGCGGCATCACcgatataaatacagcccggggatcggggcgCGGCCTCACCTGCACAAATACAGACCGGGGATCGGGGCGCGGCCTCAcctgtataaatacagcccggggatcggacctCTGCCTCACCAAGACAAATACATCCCGGGGATCGGAGCACGGCCGCACCTATATAAATACAGCCCAGGGATTTGGGCGTGGCCTCACCTGTATAAGTACAGCCCAGGGGTCGGAGCGCAGCCTCAcctgtataaatacagcccggggatcggaccaCGGCCTCACCTATATTAATATAATCCGGGGATCGGACCAGAGCCTCACCTATACAAATACATCGGGATCGGAGCACGGCCTCACCTATATAAATACACCCCAGGAATCGGGGCGTGGCCTCATttgtataaatacagcccggggatcggaccaCGGCCTCACCTATATAAATACAACCCGGGGATTTGGGCGTGGCCTCAcctgtataaatacagcccggggatctgg CACGTGGATCGGACCACGGCCTCACCtaaataaatacagcccggggatcggggcgcggcctcacctgtataaatacagcccggggatcggggcgcggcctcgcctgtataaatacagcccggCGATCGGGGCGCGGCCTCGCCtgcataaatacagcccggggatcggggcgCGGCCTTGcctgtataaatacagcccggggatcggggcACGGCCTCACCAGTATAAATACAGCCTGGGGATCTTGGCGCGGCCTCACCTGTATAAGTACAGCCCGGGGATCTGGGCACGGCCTCACCTGTATAAATACAGCCCAGGGATCGGGGCACGGCCTCACCTGTATAAATACAGCCCAGGGATCGGGGCACGGCCTCACCTGTATAAATACAGCCCAGGGATCGGGGCACGGCCTCACCTGTATAAATACAGCCCAGGGATCGGGGCACGGCCTCAcctgtataaatacagcccggggatcggggcACGGCCTCACCTGTATAAATGCAGCCCGGGGATCGGGGCACGGCCTCACCTGTATAAATACAACCTGGGGATCGGGGCGCGGCCTCACCTgtttaaatacagcccggggatcggggcacggcctcacctgtataaatgcagcccggggatcggggcacggcctcacctgtataaatacaacccggggatcggggcgcggcctcacctgtataaatacagcccggggattggGGAGCGGCCTCACCTGTCTCAATACAGCCCTGGGATCGGGACGCGGCCTCACCtacataaatacagcccggggatctgggcgcggcctcacctgtataaatacagcccggggatcggggcgcgacctcacct cccggggatcggggcgcggcctcacctgtatacatacagcccggggatcggggcgcggcctcacctgtttgaatacagcccggggatcggggcgCGACCTCACCTGTATAAATACAACTCGGGGATCGGGGAGCGGCCTCACCTATATAAATACAACCCGGGGATTTGGGCGCGGCCTCACCtgcataaatacagcccggggatcggaacgCGGCCTCGCCTGtacaaatacagcccggggatcggggcgCGGCCTCACCTAGATAAATACATCCCGGGGATCGGAGCACGGCCTCACCTAGATAAATACATCCCGGGGATCGGAGCACGGCCGCACCTATATAAATACAGCCCAGGGATTTGGGCGCGGCCTCACCTGTATAAGTACAGCCCAGGGGTCGGAGCGCGGCCTCATCTGtacaaatacagcccggggatcgaacCACGGCGTCAACTATATAAATACAGCCCAGGGATTTGGGCGCGGCCTCACCTGTATAAATACAGCCCAGGGGTCGGAGCGCGGCCTCACCtgaataaatacagcccggggatcggacctCTGCCTCACCT CACGTGGATCGGACCACGGCCTCACCtaaataaatacagcccggggatcggggcgcggcctcacctgtataaatacagcccggggatcggggcACGGCCTCGCCTGTttgaatacagcccggggatcggggcgcggcctcacctatataaatacagcccggggatctggGCACGGCCCCACCTGTttgaatacagcccggggatcggggcgCGACCTCACCTGTATAAATACAACTCGGGGATCGGGGAGCGGCCTCACCTATATAAATACAACCCGGGGATTTGGGCGCGGCCTCACCtgcataaatacagcccggggatcggaacgCGGTCTCAGctgtataaatacagcccggggattggGGCGTGGCCTCGCCTGtacaaatacagcccggggatctggGCACGGCCTCACcgatataaatacagcccggggatcggggcgcggcctcacctatacaaatacagcccggggattggAGCGCGGCCTCAGCGGTATAAATACAGCCTGGGGATCGGGGCGCGGCCTCACCTAtacaaatacagcccggggatcggggcgCGGCCTCACCTGTATAAATACAGACCGGGGATCTGGGCACAACCTCACCTGTATAAATACAGACCAGGGATCGGACCTCTGCCTCACCAAGACAAATACATCCCGGGGATCGGAGCATGGCCGCACCTATATAAATACAGCCCAGGGATTTGGGCGCGGCCTCAcctgtataaatacagcccggggatcggacctCAGCCTCACCT CACGTGGATCGGACCACGGCCTCAGCTATATAAATACAACCAGGGGTTCTGGGCGCGGCCACACCTgtctaaatacagcccggggatcggagcgcggcctcacctgtataagtacagcccggggatcggggcgcggcctcacctgtataagtacagcccggggatcggggcgcggcctcacctgtataaatacagcccggggatcggggcgCGGCCTCACCAGTATAAATACAGCCTGGGGATTTGGCGCGGCCTCACCaacataaatacagcccggggatctggGCGCGGCCTCACCTATATAAATACAGCCCAGGGATCGGGGCACGGCCTCAcctgtataaatacagcccggggatctggGCGCGGCCTCACCTGTATAAATAGAGCCCGGGGATTGGGGAACGGCCTCACCtatataaatacagcccgaggatcggaGCACGGACTCACCTATATAAATACAGCCCAGGGATCGGGGCGCGGCCTCACCTGTAtacatacagcccggggatcggggcgcggcctcacctgtataaatacagcccggggatctggGCGCGGCCTCACCTGTATAAATAGAGCCCGGGGATCGGGGAACGGCCTCACCtatataaatacagcccgaggatcggaGCACGGACTCACCTATATAAATACAGCCCAGGGATCGGGGCGCGGCCTCACCTGTATACATACAGCCCGGGGATCAGGGCGCGGCCTCACCaacataaatacagcccggggatcggggcACGGCCTCACCTGTATAAATTCAGCCCAGGGATCGGGGTGCGGCCTCACCgagataaatacagcccggggattggGGAGCAGCCTCACCTACATAAATACAGCACGGGGATCTGGGCGCGGCCTAAcct cccggggatcggacctCTGCCTCACCTGTATAAATACAGCCCTAGGATCATACCACGGCCTCACCTATATTAATATAACCCGGGGATCGGACCAGAGCCTCACCTATACAAATACATCCCGGGGATCGGAGCACGGCCTCAACTATATAAATACAACGCAGGGATCGGGGCGTGGCCTCAAttgtataaatacagcccggggatcggaccaCGGCCTCACCTATATAAATACAACCCGGGGATTTGGGCGCGGCCTCACCTGTATAAATACAGCCCAGGGATCTGGGCACGGCCTCACCTGTATAAATACAGCACGTGGATCGGACCACGGCCTCACCTTTATAAATACAACCCGGGGTTCTGGGCGCGGCCTCAcctgtataaatacagcccggggatcggagcgcggcctcacctgtataaatacagcccggggatcggggcgCGGCCTCGCCtgcataaatacagcccggggattggGGCGCGGCCTCACCG GGATCGGGGCGCGGcctcacctctataaatacagcccggggattggGGAGCAGCCTCACCTGTatcaatacagcccggggatcgggacAAGGCCTCACCTACATAAATACAGCACGGGGATCTGTGCGCGGCCTCAcctgtataaatacagcccggggatctgggcacggcctcacctgtataaatacagcccggggatctgggcacggcctcacctgtataaatacagcccggggatctggGCACGGCCTCACCTGTATAAATACAGCCAGGGGATTGGGGAGCGGCCTCACCtacataaatacagcccggggatctgggcgcggcctcacctgtataaatacagcccggggatctgggcacggcctcacct CCCGGGGATCGGGGCGTGGCTTCACCTGTGTAAATACATCCCGGGGATCTGGGCACGGCCTCACCTGTATAAATACAGCTCGGGGATCGGGGCGCAGCCTCACCTGTATAAATACAGCTCGGGGATCGGGGCGCAGCCTCACCAGTATAAATACAGCACCGGGATCGGGGCGTGGCCTCACCTgtgtaaatacagcccggggattggGGAGCGGCCTCACctttataaatacagcccggggatcggggcACGGCCTCACCTGTATAAATACAGCTCGGGGATCGGGGCGCAGCCTCACCAGTATAAATACAGCACCGGGATCGGGGCGTGGCCTCACCTgtgtaaatacagcccggggatcggggcgCGGCCTCACATAGATAAATACAGGCCGGGGATCGGAGCGCGGCCTCACCTATCTCAATACAGCCCGGCGATCGGACCACGGCCTCACCTGTATAAATACAGCTCGGGGATCGGGGCGCGGACTCACCGGTATAAATACAGCTCGGGGATCGGGGCACGGCCTAACCTGTATAAATACAGCCCAGGGATCGGGGCGCGGCCTCACctatataaatacagcccggggatcggggcgcggcctcacctgtataaatacagcccggggatctggGCGCGGCCTCACCTGTATTAA